From a region of the Phragmites australis chromosome 21, lpPhrAust1.1, whole genome shotgun sequence genome:
- the LOC133903326 gene encoding uncharacterized protein LOC133903326 isoform X1 — translation MFKSRWHGGGGKAKAVFKLQFHATQVPQLGWEAMMVVVTPQDAGRPTARSERAEVTDGACRWAAPIFEATKLPTGKDKIYQFLVYETGSTKAALLGEATVNLADYADVFKPSAVTLPLKGSPGALLHVTIQRVVGGGGRCGDDASSENGDAPAAAVKTPQRRKTLQSQLSQCEDENGEKARAAVDAISPVQDGLLIRKPPGMMFPSRRNTPMSVEPVGHFHNISSLDALSVSGSDGSSGRYTPKTSVSMHRAFLQDGSNVLSPFANNGTPKNPLTSSGDWSGSSAPDASTDGSTSNSGEAGLGGAEDDVEKLRSEIATLTRKLDVSDMELQTLRKQIVKESRRGQDLSKEMSSLREERDALRRECEGLRGAKKMTHDVNGSSKWLSDGEDPLPQIEELKEELSHEKNLNSDLRVQLQKMQESNSELLLAVKDLDEMLEQKNREISILQEDTEEDPQEAEYEHALSNVHNSGHKIDLSETSSEQEKEDELMLDALAKKRDDISTSELEKKTLELSNEIELYKKDREDLEMQMEQLALDYEILKQENHDISSRLEQTQLREQLRMQYECSAHLSIISDLEANVESLDNELQAQAKKFEADIAKIMSAKVEQEQRAIKAEESLRKIRWNNATTAERLQEEFKVLSSQVSSAFSANEWQLVQSRKEAAELQLQKRQLEELLQKTQEELGSVQDQHRVKVQQLITLVDFKSKENDRLLTELKSKSDEFQNQKRCDEAKLNALLEEIDQLKVNIDKLSDERDDLFEKNEQKDKELAENNEKDMLLQGKIAEITLLNKEITLLKDQVKMHLEELHTLKCSKNEKEERIGKLQIDIGSLKLQCDNLKTSLSKKKSEKESLASQVLKLRKALESREGTKANGVTSDAKDNQQTNHKRIKHNNGATGSSTALPGTNRQNTDGDCNADGDCNGHDMRNSDGQSVKELTSLKERNKAMEEELMELHERYSEISLRFAEVEGERQQLVMTVRSLKNSVR, via the exons ATGTTTAAGTCGCGgtggcacggcggcggcggcaaggccAAGGCGGTCTTCAAGCTGCAATTCCACGCTACGCAG GTGCCGCAGCTGGGGTGGGAGGcgatgatggtggtggtgacgCCGCAGGACGCCGGCCGGCCGACGGCGCGGTCGGAGCGCGCGGAGGTCACCGACGGCGCGTGCCGGTGGGCCGCCCCCATCTTCGAGGCCACCAAACTCCCCACTGGCAAGGACAAGATCTATCAGTTCCTCGTCTACGAGACC GGGTCGACCAAGGCGGCGCTGCTGGGGGAGGCTACGGTGAACCTGGCCGACTACGCCGACGTGTTCAAGCCGTCGGCCGTTACGCTCCCGCTCAAGGGGAGCCCCGGCGCGCTGCTGCAC GTGACCATCCAGCGGGTGGTGGGTGGCGGCGGTCGGTGCGGTGACGACGCGAG CAGTGAGAACGGCGacgctccggcggcggcggtgaagaCACCGCAGCGGAGGAAGACGCTGCAGAGCCAGCTGAGCCAGTGTGAGGATGAGAACGGCGAGAAGGCAAGGGCGGCAGTGGATGCTATAAGCCCTGTGCAA GATGGATTGTTGATAAGAAAACCGCCGGGGATGATGTTTCCGTCAAGAAGAAACACACCTATGTCTGTTGAGCCAGTTGGCCATTTCCACAATATCAGCAGCTTGGATGCCCTCTCAGTGTCGGGTTCAGATGGAAGCTCGGGGAGATATACCCCCAAAACCAGTGTAAGCATGCACAGGGCGTTTCTTCAGGATGGTAGCAATGTCCTATCACCATTTGCCAACAACGGCACCCCGAAGAACCCATTGACCAGCTCCGGTGACTGGTCGGGAAGCTCGGCTCCTGATGCTAGCACAGATGGGTCAACCAGCAACTCCGGTGAGGCAGGGTTAGGAGGGGCAGAGGATGATGTGGAGAAGCTAAGAAGTGAGATAGCCACTTTAACACGGAAATTGGATGTCTCAGATATGGAGTTGCAGACACTCAGAAAGCAAATTGTGAAGGAGAGTCGGCGTGGGCAAGATCTCTCCAAGGAAATGAGTAGCctgagggaggagagggatgCACTCAGAAGAGAATGTGAAGGACTCAGGGGGGCGAAGAAGATGACCCATGATGTGAATGGCTCAAGTAAATGGCTCTCAGATGGGGAAGACCCTTTGCCACAGATTGAAGAGCTGAAGGAAGAGCTGAGTCATGAAAAGAATCTAAATTCAGATCTTCGTGTACAACTGCAAAAGATGCAGGAGTCCAACTCTGAGCTGCTTCTGGCTGTGAAGGATCTTGATGAGATGCTGGAGCAAAAGAACAGAGAGATTTCCATTTTGCAAGAGGATACAGAGGAGGATCCACAGGAAGCAGAATATGAGCACGCCCTGTCAAATGTGCACAATTCTGGACACAAAATAGACTTATCTGAAACGAGTTCAGAACAAGAGAAGGAAGATGAGCTTATgctagatgcattggcaaagaagCGTGATGACATCTCTACCTCTGAGCTTgaaaagaaaactcttgagtTGAGCAATGAAATTGAGTTGTACAAGAAAGACCGTGAGGATCTTGAGATGCAAATGGAGCAACTTGCACTTGATTATGAGATTCTGAAGCAAGAGAACCATGACATCTCCTCAAGGTTGGAGCAAACACAACTGAGAGAGCAGCTAAGGATGCAGTATGAGTGTTCGGCCCATTTGTCTATAATAAGTGATCTTGAGGCCAATGTTGAGAGCTTGGATAACGAACTGCAGGCACAGGCTAAAAAGTTTGAGGCTGATATAGCAAAAATAATGAGTGCAAAGGTGGAACAAGAGCAAAGGGCCATAAAGGCTGAAGAGTCTCTGAGGAAGATAAGATGGAACAATGCAACTACCGCTGAACGACTTCAGGAGGAATTCAAGGTGTTGTCTTCGCAAGTTTCATCTGCTTTCAGTGCAAATGAATGGCAGCTTGTGCAATCAAGAAAGGAGGCTGCAGAACTGCAGTTGCAGAAGAGACAGTTGGAAGAGTTACTGCAGAAGACCCAAGAAGAGCTTGGATCAGTTCAGGATCAACACCGGGTAAAGGTTCAACAGTTGATAACTCTTGTGGATTTCAAGTCAAAGGAGAATGACAGGCTACTGACAGAGCTCAAAAGCAAGAGTGATGAGTTCCAGAACCAAAAAAGATGCGATGAGGCAAAACTGAATGCTCTGTTAGAAGAAATTGATCAACTCAAAGTCAACATTGACAAGCTATCAGATGAGAGAGACGATCTCTTTGAAAAGAATGAGCAGAAAGACAAGGAATTGGCTGAAAATAATGAAAAGGACATGCTCTTGCAAGGCAAAATTGCTGAGATTACTTTGCTCAATAAAGAGATTACATTGCTCAAGGACCAAGTGAAGATGCATTTGGAGGAACTTCACACTTTAAAATGTTCGAAGAATGAGAAGGAAGAGAGAATAGGAAAGCTGCAAATAGATATTGGGTCACTGAAACTCCAGTGCGACAACTTGAAAACTTCGCTGTCCAAGAAGAAGTCAGAGAAAGAAAGCCTTGCTTCTCAGGTGCTGAAGCTGAGAAAAGCCCTCGAAAGCAGGGAAGGTACCAAGGCAAATGGTGTGACTTCAGACGCAAAG GATAATCAGCAAACTAATCATAAGCGCATCAAGCACAATAACGGCGCCACTGGGAGTAGTACTGCACTGCCAGGCACCAACAGACAGAATACGGACGGTGACTGCAACGCGGACGGTGACTGCAATGGGCATGACATGAG GAACTCTGACGGCCAGTCAGTAAAGGAGCTGACCTCTCTGAAAGAGAGGAA
- the LOC133903326 gene encoding uncharacterized protein LOC133903326 isoform X2, with translation MFKSRWHGGGGKAKAVFKLQFHATQVPQLGWEAMMVVVTPQDAGRPTARSERAEVTDGACRWAAPIFEATKLPTGKDKIYQFLVYETGSTKAALLGEATVNLADYADVFKPSAVTLPLKGSPGALLHVTIQRVVGGGGRCGDDASENGDAPAAAVKTPQRRKTLQSQLSQCEDENGEKARAAVDAISPVQDGLLIRKPPGMMFPSRRNTPMSVEPVGHFHNISSLDALSVSGSDGSSGRYTPKTSVSMHRAFLQDGSNVLSPFANNGTPKNPLTSSGDWSGSSAPDASTDGSTSNSGEAGLGGAEDDVEKLRSEIATLTRKLDVSDMELQTLRKQIVKESRRGQDLSKEMSSLREERDALRRECEGLRGAKKMTHDVNGSSKWLSDGEDPLPQIEELKEELSHEKNLNSDLRVQLQKMQESNSELLLAVKDLDEMLEQKNREISILQEDTEEDPQEAEYEHALSNVHNSGHKIDLSETSSEQEKEDELMLDALAKKRDDISTSELEKKTLELSNEIELYKKDREDLEMQMEQLALDYEILKQENHDISSRLEQTQLREQLRMQYECSAHLSIISDLEANVESLDNELQAQAKKFEADIAKIMSAKVEQEQRAIKAEESLRKIRWNNATTAERLQEEFKVLSSQVSSAFSANEWQLVQSRKEAAELQLQKRQLEELLQKTQEELGSVQDQHRVKVQQLITLVDFKSKENDRLLTELKSKSDEFQNQKRCDEAKLNALLEEIDQLKVNIDKLSDERDDLFEKNEQKDKELAENNEKDMLLQGKIAEITLLNKEITLLKDQVKMHLEELHTLKCSKNEKEERIGKLQIDIGSLKLQCDNLKTSLSKKKSEKESLASQVLKLRKALESREGTKANGVTSDAKDNQQTNHKRIKHNNGATGSSTALPGTNRQNTDGDCNADGDCNGHDMRNSDGQSVKELTSLKERNKAMEEELMELHERYSEISLRFAEVEGERQQLVMTVRSLKNSVR, from the exons ATGTTTAAGTCGCGgtggcacggcggcggcggcaaggccAAGGCGGTCTTCAAGCTGCAATTCCACGCTACGCAG GTGCCGCAGCTGGGGTGGGAGGcgatgatggtggtggtgacgCCGCAGGACGCCGGCCGGCCGACGGCGCGGTCGGAGCGCGCGGAGGTCACCGACGGCGCGTGCCGGTGGGCCGCCCCCATCTTCGAGGCCACCAAACTCCCCACTGGCAAGGACAAGATCTATCAGTTCCTCGTCTACGAGACC GGGTCGACCAAGGCGGCGCTGCTGGGGGAGGCTACGGTGAACCTGGCCGACTACGCCGACGTGTTCAAGCCGTCGGCCGTTACGCTCCCGCTCAAGGGGAGCCCCGGCGCGCTGCTGCAC GTGACCATCCAGCGGGTGGTGGGTGGCGGCGGTCGGTGCGGTGACGACGCGAG TGAGAACGGCGacgctccggcggcggcggtgaagaCACCGCAGCGGAGGAAGACGCTGCAGAGCCAGCTGAGCCAGTGTGAGGATGAGAACGGCGAGAAGGCAAGGGCGGCAGTGGATGCTATAAGCCCTGTGCAA GATGGATTGTTGATAAGAAAACCGCCGGGGATGATGTTTCCGTCAAGAAGAAACACACCTATGTCTGTTGAGCCAGTTGGCCATTTCCACAATATCAGCAGCTTGGATGCCCTCTCAGTGTCGGGTTCAGATGGAAGCTCGGGGAGATATACCCCCAAAACCAGTGTAAGCATGCACAGGGCGTTTCTTCAGGATGGTAGCAATGTCCTATCACCATTTGCCAACAACGGCACCCCGAAGAACCCATTGACCAGCTCCGGTGACTGGTCGGGAAGCTCGGCTCCTGATGCTAGCACAGATGGGTCAACCAGCAACTCCGGTGAGGCAGGGTTAGGAGGGGCAGAGGATGATGTGGAGAAGCTAAGAAGTGAGATAGCCACTTTAACACGGAAATTGGATGTCTCAGATATGGAGTTGCAGACACTCAGAAAGCAAATTGTGAAGGAGAGTCGGCGTGGGCAAGATCTCTCCAAGGAAATGAGTAGCctgagggaggagagggatgCACTCAGAAGAGAATGTGAAGGACTCAGGGGGGCGAAGAAGATGACCCATGATGTGAATGGCTCAAGTAAATGGCTCTCAGATGGGGAAGACCCTTTGCCACAGATTGAAGAGCTGAAGGAAGAGCTGAGTCATGAAAAGAATCTAAATTCAGATCTTCGTGTACAACTGCAAAAGATGCAGGAGTCCAACTCTGAGCTGCTTCTGGCTGTGAAGGATCTTGATGAGATGCTGGAGCAAAAGAACAGAGAGATTTCCATTTTGCAAGAGGATACAGAGGAGGATCCACAGGAAGCAGAATATGAGCACGCCCTGTCAAATGTGCACAATTCTGGACACAAAATAGACTTATCTGAAACGAGTTCAGAACAAGAGAAGGAAGATGAGCTTATgctagatgcattggcaaagaagCGTGATGACATCTCTACCTCTGAGCTTgaaaagaaaactcttgagtTGAGCAATGAAATTGAGTTGTACAAGAAAGACCGTGAGGATCTTGAGATGCAAATGGAGCAACTTGCACTTGATTATGAGATTCTGAAGCAAGAGAACCATGACATCTCCTCAAGGTTGGAGCAAACACAACTGAGAGAGCAGCTAAGGATGCAGTATGAGTGTTCGGCCCATTTGTCTATAATAAGTGATCTTGAGGCCAATGTTGAGAGCTTGGATAACGAACTGCAGGCACAGGCTAAAAAGTTTGAGGCTGATATAGCAAAAATAATGAGTGCAAAGGTGGAACAAGAGCAAAGGGCCATAAAGGCTGAAGAGTCTCTGAGGAAGATAAGATGGAACAATGCAACTACCGCTGAACGACTTCAGGAGGAATTCAAGGTGTTGTCTTCGCAAGTTTCATCTGCTTTCAGTGCAAATGAATGGCAGCTTGTGCAATCAAGAAAGGAGGCTGCAGAACTGCAGTTGCAGAAGAGACAGTTGGAAGAGTTACTGCAGAAGACCCAAGAAGAGCTTGGATCAGTTCAGGATCAACACCGGGTAAAGGTTCAACAGTTGATAACTCTTGTGGATTTCAAGTCAAAGGAGAATGACAGGCTACTGACAGAGCTCAAAAGCAAGAGTGATGAGTTCCAGAACCAAAAAAGATGCGATGAGGCAAAACTGAATGCTCTGTTAGAAGAAATTGATCAACTCAAAGTCAACATTGACAAGCTATCAGATGAGAGAGACGATCTCTTTGAAAAGAATGAGCAGAAAGACAAGGAATTGGCTGAAAATAATGAAAAGGACATGCTCTTGCAAGGCAAAATTGCTGAGATTACTTTGCTCAATAAAGAGATTACATTGCTCAAGGACCAAGTGAAGATGCATTTGGAGGAACTTCACACTTTAAAATGTTCGAAGAATGAGAAGGAAGAGAGAATAGGAAAGCTGCAAATAGATATTGGGTCACTGAAACTCCAGTGCGACAACTTGAAAACTTCGCTGTCCAAGAAGAAGTCAGAGAAAGAAAGCCTTGCTTCTCAGGTGCTGAAGCTGAGAAAAGCCCTCGAAAGCAGGGAAGGTACCAAGGCAAATGGTGTGACTTCAGACGCAAAG GATAATCAGCAAACTAATCATAAGCGCATCAAGCACAATAACGGCGCCACTGGGAGTAGTACTGCACTGCCAGGCACCAACAGACAGAATACGGACGGTGACTGCAACGCGGACGGTGACTGCAATGGGCATGACATGAG GAACTCTGACGGCCAGTCAGTAAAGGAGCTGACCTCTCTGAAAGAGAGGAA